The bacterium sequence GGCGAAGCGGATGAGGCTGTCGCCGCGGGCGGTGAAGACGCGGCGGGTCCCGTCCGCGAGCACCCACTGGCTGCCGTCCCAGTCGGCGCTGGCGGCGTCGATCCGCTCCAGGACGCGGGCTCCCGCGACCGTATGGACGCGGAACTCGCGGATCTGCTGGCGCTCGGGGGAGAAGCTGCGGACGTAGTAGAGGCGCCCGTCCGTGCCGTTGAAGGCGGCGTCGTTGGTCGGGCGCACGCGGTCGGGGTTGCCGTGGATCTCGACCTCCCAGATGCGCGCGACCCGGGCGTTGGTGCGGGGCAGGACGAACTCGCCCCAGACCAGCGAGAGCAGGCAGGCGAGCAGGGCCAGGACCAGCAGGGGGCGGGTCGTCTGCAGCAGCGAGCGGCCGGCGGCGAACATGGCGCTCAGCTCGTTGTAGCGGGCCATGTCCCCGACGGTGAACAGCGTGGCCATGAGCATGCCGATGGGCAGGACCGTGTCGAGGATCCAGGGGATCTTGTTCAGGTAGTAGCGGGCGATCATCGACGCCGTGGCGTGGTTGTCGACGAAGTTGTCGAGGTGGCCGAAGAGGTCGACCAGGGAGAACAGGACGATCGCGCCGACCAGGGTGAAGCCCAGGATGCGCAGGAAGCCGGCGACGACGCTGCGGTGGACGAGTTGCATCACGGTCTCCGCGTCCGTCGGCCCCAGGCGTTCTCGCGCGCGGCGTGCACGAGCAGGGGGATCCCGATCGCCGTCAGCACCCCGTCGGCCGCCCACATCGCCAGGGCCGGGTCGAGCCGCCCGCGGTCGGCCATCTTCTCGCCGCCGATCAGGAACAGGTAGTAGAAGAGGTAGAACGCCAGCGCCAGGGTCAGCGAGACGCCCCGCCCGGAGCGCGACGCCGTGACGGCCATGGGCAGCCCGATCAGCACGAAGACCACGCAGGCGGCGGGGATGGCCAGCTTCTTGTGGAACTCGACGAGGAAGGTGTTCTCGCGGGCCTGCTTGGAGCGCAGCACGCTCAGCTGGAACTCCGAGGCGCGGCGCACGCGCTGCA is a genomic window containing:
- a CDS encoding LptF/LptG family permease, translated to MQLVHRSVVAGFLRILGFTLVGAIVLFSLVDLFGHLDNFVDNHATASMIARYYLNKIPWILDTVLPIGMLMATLFTVGDMARYNELSAMFAAGRSLLQTTRPLLVLALLACLLSLVWGEFVLPRTNARVARIWEVEIHGNPDRVRPTNDAAFNGTDGRLYYVRSFSPERQQIREFRVHTVAGARVLERIDAASADWDGSQWVLADGTRRVFTARGDSLIRFAEYASGLDGITPRTFLDDRLKPEAMNARQLRRYIAMIRRSGGDATAHSVDLQFKLSFPVVHLIVVVLGILLASSPRKTTVASGFGWTIAISFGYYLAINFGRSLGHNGTLPPFLAAWAGNLAYAGVAIVAWLRVRR